From a region of the Alnus glutinosa chromosome 1, dhAlnGlut1.1, whole genome shotgun sequence genome:
- the LOC133851493 gene encoding diacylglycerol O-acyltransferase 3: protein MEVSGVAFRRVPCLSGAVIDAHSAKPSVSVGSGEFRVLGYGDSKAFMRPRKSYGALMMNSGFYDNGHLQYYYMGPRCGGKKEKEMEKGSAVTAKKKLKLLKGLTKDLSRFSDMGFGLDTDDGLVAQVQRKAMSDAAEVLMKQLQHLRAEEEDLKRKRKQETSKLDCESSSSESSDSECEEEMIDMSCLRSEPHEEPAQPDELQSVAQENATTLTLSSWLTEEGNTTEANGFGDRRSENNEVECCTRISTSNSSSNIGRNDRSSSVTGASAQRIEVCMGKKCTKSGAAALLEEFERAIGVEGAVVGCKCLGKCKDGPNVRVLNCADDSQVEGSDVSVRTPTNPLVLGVGLDDVGVLVSNFFGDDQKDLDLAEAV from the exons ATGGAGGTCTCAGGCGTAGCTTTCCGGCGGGTTCCGTGCTTATCCGGCGCTGTAATCGATGCCCACTCTGCCAAGCCATCTGTCTCGGTCGGTTCCGGCGAGTTTCGGGTTCTGGGTTATGGAGATTCCAAAGCTTTCATGAGACCCAGAAAGTCGTATGGGGCTTTGATGATGAATTCTGGGTTTTACGATAACGGGCATCTGCAGTACTATTATATGGGTCCCAGGTGTGGtgggaagaaggagaaggagatggAGAAGGGTTCTGCGGTCACTGCCAAGAAGAAGTTGAAATTGCTTAAGGGTTTGACCAAGGACTTGTCCAGGTTTTCTGATATGGGCTTTGGCTTGGACACTGACGATGGTTTGGTCGCTCAAGTTCAACGGAAGGCTATGTCG GATGCAGCAGAGGTGTTGATGAAACAACTGCAACATCTAAGAGCAGAGGAGGAGGActtgaagagaaaaaggaaacaagAGACTTCCAAGCTTGATTGTGAATCATCATCATCGGAATCGAGTGACAGTGAATGTGAAGAAGAGATGATTGACATGAGCTGCCTGAGAAGCGAACCCCATGAAGAACCAGCGCAACCAGATGAACTGCAATCTGTTGCTCAAGAAAATGCAACGACATTGACCCTTTCTAGCTGGCTGACAGAAGAAGGGAACACAACTGAGGCAAATGGATTCGGAGATCGTAGATCAGAGAACAATGAAGTAGAATGCTGCACTAGAATCAGTACGAGTAATAGCAGTAGTAATATTGGCCGTAATGACAGAAGTAGCTCAGTGACAGGAGCATCGGCACAGAGGATTGAGGTTTGCATGGGTAAGAAGTGTACAAAATCAGGAGCTGCTGCATTGTTGGAAGAATTTGAAAGGGCAATAGGTGTCGAAGGTGCTGTTGTTGGGTGTAAATGCTTGGGCAAGTGCAAAGATGGTCCTAATGTAAGGGTTTTGAACTGTGCTGATGACAGCCAAGTTGAGGGATCAGATGTTTCTGTTAGGACTCCAACGAATCCCTTGGTTCTTGGGGTTGGATTGGATGATGTGGGTGTTCttgtttctaatttctttggGGATGACCAGAAAGACTTGGATCTGGCAGAAGCAGTTTAG